From the genome of Streptomyces sp. S4.7:
GCGGGCGGCCGGTCAGGCGGTGGACCGTGTCGGTGGTGCGGTCCTCGGACCCCTCGGCGATCGCGCGGTCGAGGCCGGCGAGCAGCGCGGCGAACTCGACGGGCATCGAGGACGCCAGGTGGTCGCGCATCTGCTCGTACGTCAGCTGTCGGTGGGTGACGGTCCGGCCCGTGACCTCGGTGACGACGGCCGCGATGTCGCCGTAACTCAGCGGCCGCGGGCCGGTGATGACCAGATCGGTGTTCGGGGGTCGGTCGTCGGTCAGCGCGTGTACGGCCACGGCGGCGATGTCGTCCGCGTCGACGAACGCCACCCGGCCCGCGCCGGTGGCCGTCGACACGGTCCCGTCCGCCCGGATGCTCTGTGCGTGCGGGTGGCCGCCGGTGAAGTTCTGCATGAACCACGAGGGCCGCAGCACCGCCCATTCGTCGAACAGGCCGGGCAGGGCCTCGTGGATCTGTCCCGTGGCCGGGCCGCCGGCGGGGATCGCCGACGAGCTGAGCAGCACCGCGCGGCGCACACCGGCCGTACGGGCCCGCTCCAGGAAGGGCAGCATGACGGCGGCCGGGTCCGAGGAGCCGATCGGCGGCAGGAGATAGACCCGGTCCGTGCCGCTCAGTGCCTCGTCGAACGTCGTGGGGTCGGCCCAGTCGAAGCGGACGGACCGCGCGCCGGCCACGGTGGCCGCGCGTCGGCCGGCGGCCCTGACGCGGTGCCCGCCCGCGGCGAGCCGGGAGGCGACGCGGCTGCCGGTGGTCCCGGTGGCCCCGAGGACCAGGGTCGTGCCGTGAGTGGTCATCAGTGCTTCAGCTCTTCCTCGTGAAGTCGCTCGCGGGGTCCTGGAGGGCGAGGGGGTTCCAGTAGTCGCGGTAGTGGGTGATGAGGCCGTTCCTGAAGGTCACCACGGCGATGTAGGTCATGTCGAAGGGACTGCCGGTCTTCACCAGACGGCCCACCCCGCGCATCTCGACCACGATGGTCTCCGCGGCCGTCGTCCGGTGGATCTCCACGGAGGGGAAGTCGTGGAGGTCGATGAAGTCGGGGTATCCGCGCATGTAGTCGCCGACCGCCGCCTTGCCCTCCAGCCGCTTCGGCCGGCCCTCGGGCGCGAACGGGAACTCGAACACTCCGTCGTCGTCCCAGAGGTCGACCCAGGCGGGGATGTCCTTGTCCAGCAGCAGCCGCAGACCGTGGCGGTACAGGTCCGCCGGGGCCGTGTCCTTGCTCGTGTTCGTGGGCATGAGCACTCCGTCCAGTACGATACGGACCGTGGGTCCGCTTCCCTTCGAACAATACGGACCCAAGGTCCGTTTCGCAACCGGAGGAACCTCATGACCGAGCGCAAGCCCCGCAAGGACGCGGCCCGCAACCGTGCCGCCGTCCTCGCGGCGGCCGACGACCTCTTCGCCCGCGGCGCGAGCCCCGAGTCCGTCACCATGGCCGACATCGCCGTGGCGGCAAACGTCGGCAAGGCGACCCTCTTCCGTGCCTTCGGAGACCGCACCGGCCTGATCCAGACGCTGTACCGAGCGCGCCTCGAACCGATCAGGGAGGCCGTCGAGGAGGGGCCGCCGCCGCTGGGACCCGGCACCCCGCCGCTCCAGCGAGTACCCGCCCTGCTCGACGCCGTGCTCTGCTTCAAGCTGGACAACCGTCATCTCGCCCTGGCGCTGGAGGAGACGGGCAGCGACAGCCCCTACCGGGCCGAGCACTACCGGCGGTGGCACGGCACGCTCCGAGCCGTACTCGAACAGATCCCCGGTCTCACCGACGGCGCCTTCACCGCCCACGCGCTGCTCGCCGCCACCCGTGCCGACCTTGTCGAACACCTCGTCGGCGAGCGCATGCCGCGTGAGCGGATGAGGGCGGACCTGGCGGCCTTCACCGCCAGGGTCCTGGGCGGCGGCCCAGCCTCTGTCTGAGCCCGGTCACATCCCCGGCCCCGGGCCGGTCGGACTCAGGACCGGCCGCCGCCGAGGAGCCGTTCCATGGCGGCGGTGTCCTCGCTGAAGGAATCACGCCGACGGTGCGAGCCGCACCCCCGCACCAGCCGGGCGTAGTCGGACGCTGCTCGCGCGATGCGTTCGCCCAGGACCGCGCCGTTCGTCCGGGACCCGAAGTCGTCGGTGGCCGCGTAGACACCCCGCGACGACACGATGGCGTGCAGATACGAGAACATCGGCCGCAGGGCGTGTTCAAGGACGAGGGAGTGCCGTTCGGTGCCGCCGGTGGCGCCCATGAGGATCGGCATGTCCGACAGCGTCTCCTCGGGGAGCACGTCGAAGAACGACTTGAACAGTCCGCTGAACGAGGCGTTGAACGCGGGCGTGACCGCGATGACCCCGTCGGCGTCCGCGACCGTACCGAACGCCTCCTCCAGGGGCGGGGAGGGGAATCCGCTGAACATCGCGTCGATGATCGCGTGTCCCAGGGGGCGCAGTTCCACGAACGACGACTCGACCCTCACGCCGGCGGCGGCGAGTTCCGTACGGACCGACGCTTCGAGGCGGCCTGCGAGCATGCGCGTCGACGACGGTTCCCGCAATCCGCCGGAGATGATCGTGAGTCTGGTCGTCACCGCATCCAACTCCCCACTGCCTCCACTGCGTTCAGCACGGCTGCCGGCGCCGGGCGTGCCGCCGGTCACGGCTGCGCCTTCGCCGCTCTCGCGTCGCGCTCCCGCAGGAGCGACTGATGCGTGGGAGCGTCCGGCGCCTCGGGGGACCTGCCGACGGCGAACTCCTTACGGAGGACCGGCACCACCTCTTCACCGAGCAGGTCCAGCTGTTCCAGCACGGTCTTGAGCGGCAGTCCCGCGTGGTCCAGGAGGAACAACTGGCGCTG
Proteins encoded in this window:
- a CDS encoding CE1759 family FMN reductase, whose amino-acid sequence is MTTRLTIISGGLREPSSTRMLAGRLEASVRTELAAAGVRVESSFVELRPLGHAIIDAMFSGFPSPPLEEAFGTVADADGVIAVTPAFNASFSGLFKSFFDVLPEETLSDMPILMGATGGTERHSLVLEHALRPMFSYLHAIVSSRGVYAATDDFGSRTNGAVLGERIARAASDYARLVRGCGSHRRRDSFSEDTAAMERLLGGGRS
- a CDS encoding nuclear transport factor 2 family protein, yielding MPTNTSKDTAPADLYRHGLRLLLDKDIPAWVDLWDDDGVFEFPFAPEGRPKRLEGKAAVGDYMRGYPDFIDLHDFPSVEIHRTTAAETIVVEMRGVGRLVKTGSPFDMTYIAVVTFRNGLITHYRDYWNPLALQDPASDFTRKS
- a CDS encoding TetR/AcrR family transcriptional regulator yields the protein MTERKPRKDAARNRAAVLAAADDLFARGASPESVTMADIAVAANVGKATLFRAFGDRTGLIQTLYRARLEPIREAVEEGPPPLGPGTPPLQRVPALLDAVLCFKLDNRHLALALEETGSDSPYRAEHYRRWHGTLRAVLEQIPGLTDGAFTAHALLAATRADLVEHLVGERMPRERMRADLAAFTARVLGGGPASV
- a CDS encoding NAD(P)H-binding protein gives rise to the protein MTTHGTTLVLGATGTTGSRVASRLAAGGHRVRAAGRRAATVAGARSVRFDWADPTTFDEALSGTDRVYLLPPIGSSDPAAVMLPFLERARTAGVRRAVLLSSSAIPAGGPATGQIHEALPGLFDEWAVLRPSWFMQNFTGGHPHAQSIRADGTVSTATGAGRVAFVDADDIAAVAVHALTDDRPPNTDLVITGPRPLSYGDIAAVVTEVTGRTVTHRQLTYEQMRDHLASSMPVEFAALLAGLDRAIAEGSEDRTTDTVHRLTGRPPGTFRAFAERELTATAPN